The Shewanella japonica genome has a window encoding:
- a CDS encoding methyl-accepting chemotaxis protein has translation MKLNSLKIKHRIALLTVVAISSFVISLVINNQSVQQNAERLNGLQSQLYPVLNLATINDGLLLQLNQNIQSAVTTGEEESLITAENMVKQINSNLNTIKGLLPHEANDANNMQRDLATYHDNAKTLVAEFLKDDVDFNKITNQASENAKRFESLTAVFAKKQQDYSDAFTTSISTTLASSDNAASLMLIIGIIASLFLVVVGVLVNRSIIVTIQDVTHSLQNISEGEGDLRSRIEYNGKDEIATLVHWFNQFVSKLQVSIADTKQTTDSLSAVSHTLLESCKNSENTVIEQNESVEQISNAMREMFISVAHIAEYAANAASEADNANDEAKQGQEVVSQAITTINKLAEEVQTTAVVVNQLEAFTSNVNDILDTIRGIADQTNLLALNAAIEAARAGEQGRGFAVVADEVRTLASRTQASTQEIQQVLQELRSTSTQAVDAMQRGIETAEEGVKTTSLAGDALISITNKVSAITVVNEQIAAATEEQHNTSELIQQYVADIETNAAKVKMTTDEMGGISYDIEGVSKQLQNITGQFKV, from the coding sequence ATGAAGTTAAACAGCTTAAAAATAAAGCACCGGATCGCTTTATTAACAGTCGTTGCAATTTCTTCGTTTGTTATTTCACTTGTAATTAACAATCAAAGCGTGCAACAAAATGCTGAACGTTTAAATGGACTTCAATCACAACTTTACCCAGTATTAAATTTAGCCACGATTAACGATGGCTTGTTATTGCAATTAAATCAAAATATTCAATCTGCAGTAACAACCGGTGAAGAAGAATCATTAATCACTGCTGAAAATATGGTTAAACAAATTAATAGTAATCTAAATACTATTAAGGGTTTATTACCTCATGAAGCTAATGATGCCAATAATATGCAACGCGATTTAGCCACTTATCATGACAATGCCAAAACCTTAGTTGCTGAATTTTTAAAAGATGATGTCGACTTTAACAAGATCACAAACCAGGCTTCAGAAAATGCCAAGCGATTTGAATCCCTAACAGCGGTTTTTGCTAAAAAACAGCAAGATTACTCCGATGCTTTCACAACGAGTATTAGCACGACCTTAGCAAGTTCAGATAATGCGGCATCATTGATGTTGATTATCGGTATTATCGCTTCACTATTTTTGGTGGTCGTTGGCGTACTAGTGAATCGCTCAATCATTGTCACCATTCAGGACGTCACCCACTCATTACAGAATATATCAGAAGGTGAAGGCGATCTTCGTTCTCGGATTGAATATAACGGTAAAGATGAAATCGCGACGCTCGTACATTGGTTCAACCAGTTTGTATCGAAATTACAAGTCTCAATTGCTGACACTAAACAAACTACAGACAGTTTAAGTGCAGTATCTCATACGTTATTAGAAAGCTGTAAAAACAGTGAAAACACCGTTATCGAGCAAAATGAGTCCGTTGAACAAATCTCTAATGCCATGCGTGAAATGTTCATCAGTGTTGCGCATATTGCTGAGTATGCCGCTAATGCTGCATCTGAAGCTGACAACGCAAATGATGAAGCTAAACAAGGTCAAGAGGTTGTGTCTCAAGCCATCACTACCATTAATAAATTAGCAGAAGAAGTACAAACGACTGCTGTTGTAGTAAATCAACTTGAGGCGTTCACCAGTAACGTCAACGATATTCTCGATACCATTCGTGGTATTGCAGATCAAACCAATTTACTTGCCTTGAATGCTGCAATTGAAGCAGCTCGAGCAGGTGAACAAGGAAGAGGCTTTGCCGTAGTGGCCGATGAAGTAAGAACCCTTGCCTCTCGAACACAAGCGTCAACGCAAGAAATTCAACAAGTATTGCAAGAGCTTCGCTCTACTTCAACTCAAGCAGTTGATGCAATGCAACGTGGAATTGAAACCGCTGAAGAAGGTGTCAAAACCACTTCATTAGCCGGAGATGCATTAATCAGTATCACCAATAAAGTGAGTGCGATTACCGTCGTTAACGAACAGATTGCTGCCGCCACTGAAGAACAACATAACACTTCAGAGCTTATCCAGCAGTATGTCGCTGATATTGAAACCAATGCCGCTAAAGTAAAAATGACCACGGATGAAATGGGCGGGATCAGTTATGACATTGAAGGTGTTAGTAAACAGCTTCAAAACATAACAGGTCAATTTAAAGTCTAA
- a CDS encoding phosphate ABC transporter substrate-binding protein → MKKILSILALSVCSVISAQAAVVVIGAPGAADISASDAKKLFLGKGSKSAVVYELAEGNATRSEFHGAVTGKSDSQLKAFWSKQVFTGKGNPPATVNDAAAMKSAVASNPNAIGYIDEADVDGSVKVILKP, encoded by the coding sequence ATGAAAAAAATCCTATCTATTTTAGCGCTTAGCGTGTGTTCAGTTATTTCAGCTCAAGCAGCAGTTGTCGTCATTGGTGCACCTGGTGCGGCAGATATTAGCGCATCAGATGCTAAAAAATTATTTTTAGGTAAAGGCTCAAAATCTGCAGTGGTTTATGAACTTGCTGAAGGTAATGCAACACGTTCAGAGTTTCATGGTGCTGTCACTGGCAAATCTGATTCACAACTGAAAGCATTCTGGTCAAAGCAGGTATTTACTGGTAAAGGAAACCCACCAGCAACAGTAAATGATGCCGCGGCGATGAAGTCAGCAGTAGCTTCAAACCCTAATGCGATTGGCTACATTGATGAAGCTGATGTCGATGGCAGCGTAAAAGTGATTTTAAAGCCATAA
- a CDS encoding M3 family metallopeptidase, which produces MKGLTLKPLVSAMALTVMLSACANDNVQTNTTQAPNVVASNIIEQNANNPFFKPYGTFMEIPDFDKIKDEHYLPGFKAGIAAQKAEIAAIVANPEKPTFENTIEAMEFSGELVTKVASVFYNLTGAHTNPAIQEISKEVSPMLSAASDDILLNDELFKRVKAVYLQKDSLNLNTAKAKLLEDTYKRFTRGGANLSAEDKATLRSLNEQIGKLNLEFGDNLLAETNAFELVIDNKADLAGLPQDIIDSAAATATKRGHDGKWVFTTQRPSITPFLTYAENRELRETIFKGYIERANNDNANDNKKTLAKIASLRAEKAELMGYKTHADFVLEERTAKTPENVYGLLDKVWPAALAQANAEVVEMQKLIDSQGGDFKLEAWDWWYYSDQIRVAKYSFNEQQTRPYFSLEATLDGVFYTANRLFGITVKERSDLPKYHPDVRTWEVYDKDGSFLAVFMGDYYVRDSKRGGAWMNSYRQQYNMNGVESKPIIVNVLNYPRPTGDEPALLTFDEASTLFHEFGHALHGILSDVEYRSQAGTSVPRDYVEFPSQVMENWMTQPEVLAQFAKHYQTGEVIPQELVKKIQAASKFNQGFATVEYMAATKLDLDWHTLTDNTVRDAAKFEAESLANMGLIKEIAPRYRSTYFSHIFAGGYSAGYYSYLWSDILGADAFEAFKENGIFDPATAQAFRDNILSKGGSADPMQLYRQFRGKDAGIEPLLRSRGLLEDK; this is translated from the coding sequence ATGAAGGGACTAACCCTCAAACCGCTTGTTTCAGCTATGGCACTCACAGTCATGTTAAGTGCTTGTGCCAATGACAATGTACAAACCAACACGACACAAGCACCAAATGTCGTGGCTAGCAACATCATCGAGCAAAATGCTAACAACCCATTCTTTAAACCATACGGTACTTTTATGGAAATCCCTGATTTCGATAAAATAAAAGATGAACATTACTTACCGGGCTTTAAGGCAGGTATCGCCGCTCAAAAAGCTGAAATAGCCGCTATTGTTGCGAATCCAGAAAAACCAACATTTGAAAATACCATCGAAGCAATGGAGTTCTCAGGTGAATTAGTAACAAAAGTTGCTAGTGTTTTCTATAACCTTACTGGTGCGCATACAAACCCAGCGATTCAAGAAATTTCAAAAGAAGTGTCACCAATGCTATCAGCAGCAAGCGATGACATTTTATTAAATGATGAGTTGTTTAAGCGTGTTAAAGCCGTTTATTTACAAAAAGACAGCTTAAACCTCAATACAGCTAAAGCTAAATTGCTTGAAGACACCTACAAACGTTTTACCCGTGGCGGTGCTAACTTATCAGCTGAAGACAAAGCCACATTACGTTCACTAAACGAGCAAATTGGTAAGCTTAATCTTGAGTTTGGCGATAACTTATTAGCTGAAACCAATGCTTTTGAGCTAGTTATTGATAACAAGGCTGATTTAGCAGGTTTACCACAAGATATTATTGATAGTGCTGCTGCGACAGCCACTAAACGTGGCCATGATGGTAAATGGGTTTTCACAACGCAACGCCCTTCTATCACGCCATTTTTAACCTATGCAGAAAACCGTGAGCTGCGTGAAACAATATTTAAAGGTTATATCGAACGCGCTAATAACGACAACGCGAATGACAACAAAAAAACCTTAGCGAAAATTGCTTCATTACGTGCAGAAAAAGCTGAATTAATGGGTTACAAAACCCACGCTGATTTTGTACTAGAAGAGCGCACAGCTAAAACACCTGAAAATGTATATGGATTATTAGACAAAGTTTGGCCTGCAGCGCTTGCTCAAGCAAATGCTGAAGTTGTCGAAATGCAAAAGCTAATTGACTCACAAGGTGGCGACTTCAAATTAGAAGCGTGGGATTGGTGGTATTACTCAGATCAAATCCGTGTAGCTAAATACAGTTTCAACGAACAACAAACGCGTCCATATTTCTCACTTGAAGCAACCTTAGATGGCGTATTTTATACAGCCAACCGTCTATTCGGCATCACAGTGAAAGAACGTTCCGATTTACCAAAATATCACCCAGATGTTAGAACATGGGAAGTCTATGATAAAGATGGTTCATTCTTAGCTGTATTTATGGGTGATTACTACGTACGTGACAGTAAACGTGGTGGCGCTTGGATGAACTCATACCGCCAGCAATACAACATGAATGGCGTTGAATCAAAGCCTATCATTGTAAACGTACTGAACTACCCTCGCCCAACAGGTGATGAGCCAGCACTGTTGACGTTTGACGAAGCAAGCACATTATTCCACGAGTTCGGCCATGCACTACACGGGATTTTGTCTGACGTAGAATATCGCTCACAAGCTGGTACATCAGTACCACGTGACTATGTTGAATTCCCATCACAAGTCATGGAAAACTGGATGACCCAACCTGAAGTATTAGCGCAATTTGCTAAGCACTATCAAACAGGCGAAGTTATCCCGCAAGAATTAGTCAAAAAAATCCAAGCAGCAAGTAAATTTAACCAAGGTTTTGCGACAGTTGAATATATGGCAGCAACAAAACTGGATTTAGATTGGCACACATTAACTGATAACACTGTACGTGATGCAGCAAAATTTGAAGCTGAATCATTAGCCAATATGGGGCTGATTAAAGAAATTGCTCCACGTTACCGTAGTACGTATTTCTCGCACATTTTCGCGGGCGGCTACTCAGCGGGTTACTACAGTTACCTTTGGTCAGATATCTTAGGCGCAGATGCATTTGAAGCGTTTAAAGAAAATGGTATTTTCGACCCAGCAACGGCACAAGCCTTCAGAGATAATATTCTGTCTAAAGGTGGTAGCGCCGATCCTATGCAACTTTACCGTCAATTCCGTGGTAAAGATGCGGGTATTGAGCCATTGTTAAGAAGCCGTGGCTTATTAGAAGATAAGTAA
- a CDS encoding bifunctional 2',3'-cyclic-nucleotide 2'-phosphodiesterase/3'-nucleotidase: protein MLNKTCLAIVIASSLTLGGCYSSDEIKSAVEVELRIMETSDLHANIMDYNYYTSRVDNTIGLARTASLIKQARLEVKNSVLVDNGDLLQGSPMGDYIAHTFQANNQLIDTHPAYKAMNTLDYAVGNIGNHEFNYGLDFLDQATAAANFPYISANVYCEIDNCFRDVKAGEPLFKPYIITEQEVIDNQGAKHTIKIGYIGFVPPQIKVWDKQNLDGKVIAKGIVESAERYVPKMKDQGADVIIAIPHSGIGSSENPANMNAENATWALTTVAGIDAIMFGHSHSVFPSAQFSDVAKVNIETGTINGVAAVMPGRWGDNLGIIDLTLRQEEGKWRVSNSLSQARPIFIKETDKVAGFSVNPDKEIHTKVASDHQATLDYVNAPIGKSSADMYSFLSLVQDDPTVQIVSNAQIDAVTKAAAKIDTLKHLPVLSAAAPFKAGGRHRTSSDADSYVQVAAGELSYKNAADLYLYPNTLVAVKVTGKQVKDWLECSANQFNQIDPNSAASQSLINWGTHRTYNFDVIDGVNYKIDVTQPNKFDGDCAVVNADANRIVELSYTDDSGTIFKGEEFANKSFLIATNNFRAFGNKFAGTGADYIAMELPDTNREALTQYITQLSELNGEVDPSANNNWQFKTIESNTKLDIRFETQDSPLADAFIKLNQQRPMTKLEADNIVSGFAIYSIDLSIDLN, encoded by the coding sequence ATGTTAAATAAAACCTGTTTAGCCATTGTTATCGCCAGTTCACTAACGCTGGGTGGATGCTACTCATCTGATGAAATTAAATCAGCTGTAGAAGTCGAATTGCGCATCATGGAAACCAGTGATCTTCATGCCAATATCATGGATTACAATTATTATACGAGCCGAGTCGATAACACCATTGGCTTAGCAAGAACCGCTTCCCTGATAAAACAAGCACGCCTTGAAGTTAAAAACAGTGTGTTAGTCGATAACGGTGACTTACTCCAAGGCAGCCCTATGGGGGATTATATTGCGCATACTTTCCAAGCAAATAATCAACTAATCGATACTCACCCAGCTTATAAAGCCATGAATACTCTCGACTATGCTGTGGGTAATATAGGTAATCATGAGTTTAACTATGGTTTAGACTTTTTAGATCAAGCAACAGCAGCAGCCAACTTTCCATACATAAGCGCCAATGTTTATTGTGAGATTGATAATTGCTTTAGAGACGTCAAAGCTGGTGAACCTTTATTTAAGCCTTACATCATTACAGAACAAGAAGTTATTGATAATCAGGGCGCTAAGCACACCATCAAAATAGGCTACATAGGTTTTGTACCACCACAAATTAAAGTATGGGATAAACAAAATTTAGACGGCAAAGTTATCGCTAAAGGCATTGTCGAATCAGCAGAGCGTTACGTACCTAAAATGAAAGATCAAGGCGCAGACGTCATTATCGCGATTCCACACTCAGGCATTGGCTCATCTGAAAACCCAGCTAACATGAATGCTGAAAACGCCACTTGGGCATTAACCACGGTTGCAGGCATTGATGCCATCATGTTTGGTCACAGCCACTCTGTTTTCCCAAGTGCACAGTTTTCTGATGTCGCTAAAGTCAATATTGAAACAGGCACGATTAATGGTGTCGCCGCTGTGATGCCTGGCCGTTGGGGAGATAATTTAGGTATTATCGATTTAACATTACGCCAAGAGGAAGGTAAATGGCGAGTATCCAACAGCTTGTCACAGGCTCGCCCTATTTTTATAAAAGAGACCGATAAAGTAGCAGGGTTCTCTGTCAATCCAGACAAAGAGATCCATACAAAGGTTGCTTCAGACCATCAAGCCACACTCGACTATGTTAATGCCCCAATAGGCAAATCATCTGCGGATATGTATAGCTTCCTATCTTTAGTGCAAGACGATCCTACCGTACAAATTGTGTCGAACGCTCAGATAGATGCAGTCACTAAAGCCGCAGCAAAAATTGATACATTAAAACACCTTCCTGTTTTATCCGCAGCTGCGCCATTTAAAGCCGGCGGGCGTCATCGTACAAGTTCTGATGCTGACAGTTATGTACAAGTGGCAGCGGGAGAATTGTCATACAAAAATGCTGCCGACTTATACCTTTATCCCAATACCCTAGTTGCGGTAAAAGTAACAGGTAAACAAGTTAAAGATTGGTTAGAGTGTAGTGCAAATCAGTTCAATCAAATTGATCCAAATTCTGCAGCAAGTCAAAGTTTAATTAATTGGGGAACTCATCGAACATATAACTTTGATGTCATTGATGGCGTTAACTACAAAATTGATGTGACTCAGCCTAATAAATTTGACGGTGATTGCGCTGTGGTCAATGCTGATGCAAATCGAATTGTTGAGTTAAGTTACACAGATGATTCTGGCACTATTTTTAAAGGCGAAGAGTTTGCAAATAAGAGCTTTCTTATCGCGACCAATAACTTTCGAGCATTTGGTAATAAATTTGCCGGTACTGGCGCTGATTATATCGCGATGGAATTACCAGATACTAACAGAGAAGCCTTAACTCAATACATTACACAATTGTCAGAGCTCAATGGTGAAGTGGATCCTAGCGCTAATAATAACTGGCAATTCAAAACAATTGAATCAAACACTAAGCTTGATATTCGTTTTGAAACGCAGGACTCACCGTTAGCAGATGCATTTATTAAACTGAACCAACAGCGTCCTATGACCAAACTTGAAGCTGATAATATAGTTTCTGGTTTCGCGATTTATAGTATCGACTTAAGTATCGACTTAAATTAA
- a CDS encoding bifunctional 2',3'-cyclic-nucleotide 2'-phosphodiesterase/3'-nucleotidase has translation MLNKKLLAVVIAGALGITGCSSSDDDVKTIEVDLRIMETSDIHANIMDYNYYSGQTDKTIGLARTAALIHEARAEVSNSVLVDNGDLLQGSPMGDYIAHEFKSTNQLADTHPAYKAMNTLNYEVGNIGNHEFNYGLDFLDQATAESNFPYISANVYCEVDDYFRDVKAGEPLFEPFIIKDQLVVDKNGDEHTIQIGYIGFVPPQIKIWDKQNLDGKVIARGIVESAERYVPQMKAAGADVIIAIPHSGIGSSENPSDMNAENATWALTTVEGIDAIMFGHSHSVFPSSQFADVENVDLDKGTINGVAAVMPGRWGDNLGVVDLTLTQEDGAWTVVNSQSDARPIFIKATDTTEEFAVEPDADIHAMVEIEHNATLDYVNAPIGKSSTDMYSFLSLVQDDPTVQIVSNAQIDAVAEAASKVDALKGIPVLSASAPFKAGGRHSTTSDADSYVQVPAGDLTYKNAADLYLYPNTMVAVKVTGAEVKDWLECSANQFNQIDPTSTAAQNLINWDTHRTYNYDVIDGVNYKIDVTQPNKFDGDCAVVNADASRIVDLSYTDADGTTFTGDELASKEFIIASNNYRAFGGKFAGTGAEFVVMELPDTNREALAQYISEESETHGEVDPSADNNWDFVTIDSATTLDIRFETQDSATADKFVEDHQVRPMTKRTDLTDEFGFAIYNIDLQTPVSN, from the coding sequence ATGTTGAACAAAAAGCTTTTAGCAGTTGTTATTGCGGGTGCATTAGGTATTACTGGTTGTAGCTCATCAGATGACGATGTTAAAACCATTGAAGTTGATTTGCGTATCATGGAAACCAGCGATATCCATGCTAATATCATGGATTATAATTACTATAGTGGTCAAACCGATAAAACTATTGGTTTAGCCCGCACTGCAGCACTAATTCATGAAGCACGTGCTGAAGTCAGTAATAGTGTGTTAGTCGATAATGGTGATTTACTTCAAGGCAGCCCTATGGGCGATTATATTGCTCATGAATTTAAATCGACTAACCAATTAGCCGATACTCACCCAGCTTATAAAGCAATGAATACTTTAAATTATGAAGTGGGTAACATTGGTAATCATGAATTTAACTACGGTTTAGATTTTTTAGATCAGGCCACAGCAGAATCAAACTTTCCTTATATCAGTGCCAACGTCTATTGTGAAGTTGATGATTACTTCAGAGACGTTAAAGCAGGTGAACCATTGTTTGAACCCTTCATCATTAAAGATCAACTTGTCGTTGATAAAAATGGTGACGAACATACGATTCAAATTGGTTACATTGGATTCGTTCCGCCACAAATCAAAATTTGGGACAAACAAAACCTTGACGGCAAAGTCATTGCACGCGGCATCGTTGAATCAGCAGAGCGTTACGTACCTCAAATGAAGGCCGCTGGAGCAGACGTTATTATCGCGATTCCACATTCAGGTATTGGCTCATCAGAAAACCCAAGTGACATGAATGCAGAAAATGCAACGTGGGCATTAACCACTGTTGAGGGTATTGATGCCATCATGTTTGGCCACAGTCACTCTGTATTTCCAAGCTCTCAGTTTGCTGACGTTGAAAATGTTGATTTAGACAAAGGTACCATTAATGGAGTTGCAGCGGTCATGCCTGGCCGCTGGGGAGATAATTTAGGTGTAGTCGATTTAACGCTAACCCAAGAAGATGGTGCTTGGACTGTAGTCAACAGCCAATCTGATGCTCGGCCAATTTTTATAAAAGCGACTGATACCACAGAAGAATTCGCTGTTGAGCCTGATGCAGATATACACGCTATGGTTGAAATTGAACATAACGCCACCCTTGATTATGTGAATGCGCCAATCGGTAAATCATCTACCGACATGTACAGCTTCCTCTCGCTTGTTCAAGATGATCCAACCGTTCAAATCGTATCAAATGCCCAAATTGACGCTGTAGCTGAAGCGGCCTCAAAGGTTGATGCTCTAAAAGGCATTCCAGTTTTATCAGCATCTGCGCCATTTAAAGCCGGTGGACGTCACAGTACAACTTCAGATGCTGACAGTTATGTGCAAGTCCCAGCTGGGGATTTAACTTATAAGAATGCTGCAGATCTTTATCTTTATCCAAATACCATGGTCGCAGTTAAAGTAACAGGCGCTGAAGTTAAAGATTGGCTTGAGTGCAGTGCGAATCAATTTAATCAAATTGATCCTACTTCAACTGCAGCTCAAAACTTAATTAATTGGGATACTCATAGAACATATAACTATGATGTTATCGACGGCGTTAACTATAAGATAGATGTGACTCAGCCTAATAAATTTGACGGTGATTGCGCAGTAGTCAATGCTGATGCAAGTCGTATTGTTGATTTAAGCTATACAGACGCTGATGGCACGACATTTACAGGGGATGAACTAGCAAGTAAAGAATTTATTATTGCTTCGAATAACTACCGAGCATTTGGTGGTAAATTTGCAGGTACGGGTGCTGAATTTGTTGTAATGGAGCTACCAGATACTAACCGCGAGGCGTTAGCTCAATATATTTCTGAAGAATCAGAGACTCATGGCGAAGTTGACCCAAGTGCGGATAATAATTGGGACTTTGTTACTATCGACTCAGCTACTACACTTGATATTCGCTTTGAAACGCAAGACAGTGCAACCGCCGATAAGTTTGTCGAAGACCATCAAGTGCGCCCAATGACAAAACGAACTGAC